From the Microcoleus sp. FACHB-672 genome, one window contains:
- a CDS encoding carbohydrate ABC transporter permease: MNLKSLNSSINWQRLTPYLFLLPALLLLGLTVFWPAFQAFYLSFTRFEYDLTEAPQWVGLANFQKLFTDPIFLQTLWNTLLYLICVVPILVAAPLGLAILVNQKLRGIAWFRAAYYTPVVISMVVAGIAWKWLYAETGLLNQLLQILGLVRAGEGIPWLTSPKFALFSVMAVTIWKGLGYYMVIYLAGLQAIPAELYEAGAIDGSDGIRKHWDITVPLMKPYLLLVAVISAISATKVFEEVYIMTQGGPRSSSKTIVYYLYEKAFRELEMSYACTIGLVLFLLILGLSVINLKLADIRGRVG; this comes from the coding sequence ATGAATCTAAAATCCTTAAACTCTAGTATTAACTGGCAGCGCCTCACGCCTTATCTATTTTTGCTGCCCGCCCTGTTGTTGCTGGGGCTGACTGTTTTTTGGCCGGCATTTCAAGCTTTTTACTTGAGTTTCACCCGCTTTGAATATGATTTAACTGAAGCACCGCAGTGGGTGGGGTTAGCTAATTTCCAGAAATTATTCACTGATCCGATTTTTTTACAAACGCTTTGGAATACTCTACTTTATCTGATTTGTGTCGTGCCGATTTTGGTTGCGGCACCTCTAGGGCTTGCGATTTTGGTTAATCAAAAACTGCGCGGAATCGCTTGGTTTCGGGCGGCTTATTATACGCCAGTGGTGATTTCAATGGTGGTTGCCGGCATTGCTTGGAAGTGGCTTTATGCAGAAACCGGCTTGCTGAATCAACTGCTGCAAATACTTGGTTTGGTGCGTGCCGGTGAGGGAATTCCCTGGCTGACTAGCCCCAAATTCGCCCTTTTTAGCGTCATGGCGGTTACGATTTGGAAGGGTTTGGGATATTACATGGTCATTTATTTAGCCGGCTTGCAAGCGATTCCTGCTGAGCTGTATGAAGCCGGTGCGATTGATGGTTCAGATGGCATTCGCAAGCACTGGGATATCACCGTTCCTTTAATGAAACCTTATTTATTATTGGTAGCGGTAATTTCAGCAATTTCTGCAACCAAAGTGTTTGAAGAAGTCTATATTATGACTCAAGGAGGGCCGCGAAGCAGTTCTAAAACTATTGTCTATTATCTTTATGAAAAGGCTTTTCGTGAATTAGAAATGAGCTACGCTTGTACAATTGGTTTAGTGCTGTTTTTATTGATCTTGGGATTA
- a CDS encoding response regulator translates to MTKILIIEDESEIRENIRELLEAENFKAIGAENGKIGLQLAAEHLPDLILCDVMMPEIDGYAVLEALRKDPLTATIPFIFLTAFADKAQTRKGMELGADDYIPKPCTIKELLRTISTRLEKQAAIERQQAQKLEKLRSSIILSLPHELRTPLNGILAFSELLLEDFNSFEPAEVREMLEHIHLSGKRLYRLTQNFLLYAELELMATDPERVKELRSKETSFGKSIIKNAAVSHAKQVCRAEDLHLELQEVRANISSERLMKLVEELVDNAFKFSDSGTPVNLTSRIENNQFILSVTNQGRGMTAEQIAEVGAYMQFERKIYEQQGTGLGLSLSKRLAELHGGQLNIESVPNQETTVFVMLPC, encoded by the coding sequence ATGACTAAGATTTTAATCATAGAAGACGAGAGTGAAATCCGCGAGAACATTAGAGAATTGCTTGAGGCGGAAAATTTCAAAGCAATCGGAGCGGAAAACGGCAAAATTGGCCTTCAACTGGCTGCTGAACATTTGCCGGATTTAATTTTGTGCGACGTAATGATGCCAGAAATCGATGGTTATGCCGTACTAGAAGCATTGCGTAAAGATCCGCTGACAGCAACAATTCCCTTCATTTTCCTGACTGCTTTTGCTGACAAAGCACAGACTCGAAAGGGAATGGAACTAGGCGCAGACGATTATATACCCAAGCCTTGTACCATTAAAGAACTGCTGAGAACGATCAGCACTCGGCTCGAAAAGCAAGCAGCGATTGAGCGCCAACAAGCCCAAAAGCTCGAAAAATTACGCAGTAGTATTATCCTGTCGTTGCCACACGAACTGCGGACTCCTCTCAATGGAATTCTCGCTTTTTCAGAACTTCTTCTTGAGGATTTCAATTCTTTTGAACCAGCAGAAGTTCGGGAAATGTTAGAGCATATCCATCTGTCTGGAAAACGGTTATACCGGCTCACTCAAAATTTTTTGCTTTATGCCGAACTAGAGCTAATGGCCACTGATCCAGAGCGGGTGAAAGAACTGCGAAGCAAGGAGACAAGCTTTGGCAAAAGCATCATTAAAAATGCTGCTGTATCACACGCAAAACAAGTCTGTCGCGCAGAGGATCTGCACTTAGAGCTTCAAGAAGTCAGAGCGAATATTTCATCTGAGCGGCTCATGAAGCTCGTTGAAGAACTGGTGGACAACGCTTTTAAATTTTCTGATAGTGGCACGCCGGTTAACCTTACTAGCCGTATAGAAAATAACCAGTTTATTCTGTCTGTTACGAATCAGGGACGAGGCATGACAGCGGAACAAATTGCTGAGGTGGGAGCTTATATGCAATTTGAGCGTAAGATATATGAACAGCAAGGCACGGGGTTAGGGCTAAGCCTCTCTAAACGCTTAGCAGAATTACACGGAGGTCAATTAAATATTGAGAGTGTCCCTAACCAAGAAACCACAGTTTTTGTGATGCTTCCCTGTTGA
- a CDS encoding EAL domain-containing response regulator, translating to MPKILVIEDEELIRENILELLELEAFEAIGAENGLIGFQRATEELPDLIICDVMMPEMDGHSVLNALRNDPSTATIPFIFLTARTDRLDVRAGMDLGADDYLTKPCTPDELLRAIATRLKKSAALQKQYDTQLNQASTRLNNLLYFDSLTKIPNRLSLQDRFNQNIAALAAKDPDKSPTKNLESLTLPILCVGLDRFSRINETLGYEFGDLLLKAVADRLTNRVSEGSIVARLNADQFAIILAPVEHKKAAAESVQILQHNLCRPFFINGREVFVTPSIGVAFYPRHGSELDKLLQYAKKAMDQVKQQGGNGCEFYTPAFPVGDSDQLALETELRYALEGEELALHYQPQVSLQTGKIVGCEALLRWHHPVRGSISPAKFIPLAEETGLIEPIGEWVLSTACRQTQAWQANGYESLRVAVNLSGRQFTQLNLRQRVVEILAQTNFNPEYLDLELTEGTLVQNPEVAIRQLDALKAIGVQIAIDDFGTGYSSLSYLRQFPFDILKIDRCFVSNLHKDAKNTAITTALIQLAHQLNLKVIAEGVETEAELAFLYQHQCDEIQGYYFSRPVPSSEFEKLLAGGNRLQLPQNSI from the coding sequence ATGCCAAAAATTCTAGTCATAGAAGATGAAGAATTAATCCGGGAAAACATTTTAGAACTGCTGGAGTTAGAGGCGTTTGAAGCCATCGGGGCGGAAAATGGGCTAATCGGTTTTCAGAGGGCAACCGAAGAATTGCCAGATTTAATTATCTGCGATGTAATGATGCCGGAAATGGATGGCCACAGCGTCTTGAATGCGTTAAGAAATGATCCGAGTACGGCAACCATTCCTTTTATATTTCTGACGGCCAGAACCGACCGGCTTGATGTGCGTGCCGGCATGGATCTAGGTGCGGATGATTATCTTACGAAGCCGTGTACACCAGATGAACTGCTGAGGGCGATTGCAACGCGGCTGAAAAAATCCGCTGCTTTGCAAAAGCAATACGATACACAACTAAACCAAGCATCAACTCGGCTGAATAATTTGCTTTATTTCGACAGCTTAACCAAGATACCAAATCGGCTGTCTTTACAAGATCGATTCAATCAAAATATTGCTGCACTTGCAGCAAAAGATCCTGATAAATCCCCAACAAAAAACTTGGAATCTTTAACTCTACCAATTTTGTGTGTAGGGTTAGACCGCTTTAGCCGAATTAATGAGACCCTAGGATATGAGTTTGGTGATTTATTACTGAAAGCTGTGGCTGATCGGCTCACAAATCGAGTTAGTGAGGGCAGCATAGTTGCTCGCTTAAATGCCGATCAATTTGCCATTATTCTAGCACCTGTTGAACACAAAAAAGCGGCTGCCGAATCCGTTCAAATTCTGCAACACAATTTATGCCGGCCTTTTTTTATAAACGGTAGAGAAGTTTTTGTTACTCCTAGCATTGGTGTCGCTTTTTATCCTCGTCATGGCAGCGAACTAGATAAATTACTACAATATGCCAAAAAGGCGATGGATCAGGTGAAGCAGCAGGGGGGAAATGGTTGTGAATTTTACACGCCGGCTTTCCCTGTTGGAGATTCTGATCAGCTAGCTTTAGAAACCGAGCTACGCTATGCCTTAGAAGGCGAAGAACTTGCATTACACTACCAGCCCCAAGTGAGCCTGCAAACCGGCAAAATTGTTGGTTGCGAAGCACTTTTGCGTTGGCATCATCCAGTTCGCGGCTCTATTTCGCCGGCAAAATTTATTCCGCTGGCTGAAGAAACCGGCTTGATTGAACCGATTGGGGAATGGGTTTTAAGTACCGCTTGCCGGCAAACCCAAGCGTGGCAGGCTAATGGGTATGAATCTTTACGCGTGGCGGTGAATTTATCTGGCCGGCAATTCACTCAACTCAATTTGCGCCAACGCGTTGTGGAGATATTAGCTCAAACAAATTTCAATCCTGAGTATTTAGATTTAGAGCTGACTGAAGGCACCCTTGTGCAAAATCCAGAGGTAGCAATCCGGCAGCTAGATGCTTTAAAAGCGATTGGAGTGCAGATAGCGATCGATGATTTTGGCACAGGTTACTCGTCATTAAGCTATTTGCGGCAATTTCCATTTGATATTTTGAAAATTGACCGTTGCTTTGTCAGTAATCTTCACAAAGATGCTAAAAATACAGCGATTACGACCGCTTTAATTCAACTAGCTCATCAGCTAAACTTAAAGGTAATTGCAGAAGGGGTAGAAACGGAAGCCGAACTGGCTTTCTTATACCAGCATCAATGTGATGAAATTCAAGGTTACTATTTTAGCCGGCCTGTGCCAAGTTCCGAGTTTGAAAAATTACTAGCCGGCGGTAATCGATTGCAACTTCCACAAAATTCTATCTGA
- a CDS encoding response regulator: MKKILVIEDDEAVRANILELLDAENFEALEASNGLLGIQLAREYLPDLIICDIMMPNLDGYAVLTALRSEPVTATIPLIFLTAKDDRSSTRKGMELGADDYLTKPCTTNELLKAISIRLEKQAIYKEQYAAERERAKGLQQRVRELQRMNTTAEDLLQSLSQELRDPLSNITMAIQMLKVAPTEEARSRYIKILQEECAREIAIINQLASLQDLLTPENAKLLSRMNFIRAFNSNSNSSE, from the coding sequence ATGAAAAAAATATTAGTTATTGAAGACGATGAAGCAGTACGCGCTAACATTTTAGAATTATTAGATGCAGAAAATTTTGAGGCGCTTGAGGCAAGTAATGGCTTGCTAGGCATTCAGTTAGCGCGAGAATATTTGCCCGATTTAATTATTTGCGACATTATGATGCCAAACCTTGATGGTTATGCTGTGCTGACAGCCTTAAGAAGCGAGCCGGTGACGGCGACAATTCCCTTAATTTTTCTTACTGCTAAAGATGACAGAAGTTCTACGCGAAAAGGTATGGAGTTAGGGGCAGACGATTATTTAACGAAACCATGTACTACAAATGAATTGCTCAAAGCAATTTCCATTCGGCTAGAAAAACAGGCTATCTATAAGGAACAATACGCAGCTGAGCGCGAGCGAGCCAAAGGGTTACAGCAAAGAGTGCGAGAGCTTCAGCGGATGAACACCACCGCAGAAGATTTGCTACAAAGCCTTTCTCAGGAGTTGCGCGATCCGCTGTCGAATATCACGATGGCAATTCAAATGCTAAAAGTTGCTCCGACTGAAGAAGCTCGCAGCCGCTATATCAAAATTTTACAAGAAGAGTGCGCCCGCGAAATCGCAATCATTAATCAGCTTGCTAGCTTGCAAGATTTGCTTACCCCTGAAAATGCTAAGCTTCTTAGCAGAATGAATTTTATAAGAGCCTTTAATTCTAATTCTAATTCCAGTGAGTAG
- a CDS encoding ATP-binding protein gives MAKASIIIVEDERIIALDLKNSLKNLGYAVEAIVSSGEKAIEKVAEIHPDLVLMDIMLQGKMDGVEAAEVIRTLYQVPVVFLTSHTDEATLEKAKKTKPFGYIVKPFEERDLHTTLEIALARAKAEAEVRKALEKEKELNELKSRFVSMVSHEFRTPMSTILFSATLLENYGDRWTEEKKVTHLHRIQTAIKQMTEMLDYILVIGQTDAGKLEFNPTGVELKKFCGEIMEEMQLNTDYQHPIEWICLGDCTEAKMDEKLLRHILSNLLSNAIKYSPPKSSIKFELTCEQDQAVFRIEDKGIGITAEDQKRLFETFHRGTNVGTISGTGLGLAIVKRAVDLHGGQISCQSEVGAGTAFTVTLPMRNHV, from the coding sequence ATGGCTAAGGCAAGTATTATTATCGTCGAAGACGAGAGAATTATTGCTCTCGATCTAAAAAATAGTTTAAAGAATTTGGGATATGCGGTGGAGGCTATTGTTTCTTCGGGAGAAAAAGCGATAGAGAAAGTTGCAGAAATTCATCCAGATTTAGTCTTGATGGATATTATGCTGCAAGGAAAAATGGATGGCGTGGAAGCGGCTGAAGTGATTCGCACGCTCTATCAGGTTCCTGTGGTATTTTTAACTTCTCATACGGATGAAGCAACTTTAGAAAAAGCAAAAAAAACTAAACCTTTTGGCTATATCGTCAAGCCTTTTGAAGAAAGAGATTTACACACCACTTTAGAAATTGCTTTGGCAAGAGCCAAGGCGGAAGCAGAAGTTCGTAAAGCCTTGGAAAAAGAAAAAGAACTGAATGAGCTGAAGTCTCGCTTTGTTTCGATGGTTTCCCATGAGTTCCGCACTCCCATGTCTACGATCCTTTTTTCTGCGACTTTACTAGAAAATTACGGAGATCGATGGACAGAGGAGAAAAAAGTCACTCATTTACATCGAATTCAAACCGCTATCAAACAGATGACTGAAATGTTAGATTACATTTTGGTGATTGGCCAAACGGATGCGGGCAAACTAGAATTTAACCCAACGGGTGTAGAGTTGAAAAAATTTTGCGGAGAAATCATGGAAGAAATGCAACTCAACACGGATTATCAGCACCCCATTGAGTGGATTTGCCTGGGGGACTGTACTGAAGCCAAAATGGATGAAAAACTGTTGCGGCATATTCTCAGTAATTTGCTTTCTAATGCGATTAAGTATTCTCCCCCAAAAAGCTCGATTAAGTTTGAACTCACCTGTGAGCAGGATCAGGCAGTTTTTCGCATTGAAGACAAAGGGATCGGCATTACCGCAGAAGATCAAAAACGTCTGTTTGAGACTTTCCACCGAGGAACAAACGTTGGGACTATTTCTGGAACCGGCCTGGGATTGGCCATTGTTAAAAGAGCTGTGGACTTGCACGGTGGGCAGATATCGTGTCAAAGTGAAGTGGGTGCCGGCACTGCATTTACGGTGACGCTGCCAATGAGAAACCATGTTTAG